The Methanomicrobiales archaeon HGW-Methanomicrobiales-1 genome segment GCGGGCTCGTCTACGCTGCACCGTTCGTGAGCGCGAACCCCGGCCAGCAGGGAGTATGGATCTTTGTCTTTGGCTATCTCGGCATGCTCAATATTCTCCTGTGCGCTTTCAACCTCATACCGGCATTTCCCATGGATGGCGGCAGGGTGCTCCGGGCATGGATGGCAACGAGAATGCCACTCCACCGGGCCACAAAAATTGCCGCTGATATCGGGAAGGGGTTTGCGATTATCTTTGGTATCTTCGGGCTCGTCACGTTCTCGCCCTTCCTGATACTGATTGCACTTTTTATCTACATCGGTGCGAACGCGGAGTCCGTGGCCGTGAAGTACAGCCACCTGTTGCAGAATGTGACGATCGGGGATATGATGAGCACACCCGTGACTACGGTTCCACCGACCATGCCCTTAAGCACGGTCATTGGCATGATGTATTCCAGCAAACATCTCGGTTTTCCGGTAGTAGAACGGGATACCCTGGTCGGTATGATCACCCTTGCCGATGTCAACAGCACTTCATCCATTGATCGCGATGCCATGCAGGTACGCGATATCATGACCCGGGACCTGATCATGCTCCCTCCGGAAGCACCGGTGATCGATGCACTGAGGATCATGTCTTCAAATAATATCGGGAGGATTCCGGTAGTGGTAGATGGGAAGATCCTCGGGATTGTAACCCGGACGGATATTCTGAAAGTAACGGAATTAAAGCAGATCTAAAGGATCTGTTCCGGAAATTCTTTTTCTTAAAAAAAAGTGATCAGAATTTTTTCTTGTATTCAAACAGTTGATCGATGATCCG includes the following:
- a CDS encoding peptidase M50, producing MDGSFRIGRLFGIPILIHYTFLLVIPLFAWIIGSEILPTTELLKGIFSVPIDISVISSGLMPWILGTVVALGLFAGVLVHELAHSVVALRKGIAINNITLMIFGGIAQMEEGTPDPKVELPMALVGPIASLFVGFLCCGLVYAAPFVSANPGQQGVWIFVFGYLGMLNILLCAFNLIPAFPMDGGRVLRAWMATRMPLHRATKIAADIGKGFAIIFGIFGLVTFSPFLILIALFIYIGANAESVAVKYSHLLQNVTIGDMMSTPVTTVPPTMPLSTVIGMMYSSKHLGFPVVERDTLVGMITLADVNSTSSIDRDAMQVRDIMTRDLIMLPPEAPVIDALRIMSSNNIGRIPVVVDGKILGIVTRTDILKVTELKQI